One Curtobacterium herbarum genomic window carries:
- a CDS encoding VOC family protein: protein MSCRLSELVLNCDDPEALSRFWCAVLDYVELGKDEDGIEIGPASGFGGATPTIILARVPHAEAQPLRLHLDVNPVDRDQDAELERLLALGARPADVGQTGEESWHVLQDPEGNEFCLLRSRLEPLAG from the coding sequence ATGAGCTGCCGACTGAGCGAACTGGTCCTCAACTGCGACGACCCCGAGGCACTGTCCCGCTTCTGGTGCGCCGTCCTCGACTACGTCGAACTCGGCAAGGACGAGGACGGCATCGAGATCGGCCCGGCCTCGGGCTTCGGCGGCGCGACACCGACCATCATCCTGGCCCGTGTCCCGCACGCGGAGGCCCAGCCCCTCCGCCTGCACCTCGACGTCAACCCGGTCGACCGCGACCAGGACGCCGAACTCGAACGCCTCCTCGCGCTCGGCGCCCGACCGGCGGACGTCGGCCAGACCGGCGAGGAGTCCTGGCACGTGCTGCAGGACCCGGAGGGCAACGAGTTCTGCCTCCTCCGGTCGCGGCTCGAGCCGCTCGCCGGCTGA
- a CDS encoding extracellular solute-binding protein, translating to MPNRSVPPLRGSTFTRRSLLAAGAAAATVLPLAACSSPLAAGLAGSALNPETLVFWNLFGGGDGVRMQTMEDGYAKQHGGSSSLQATTFAWGNPYYSKLTLATVGNKPPDVAIAHLTRAKPLWDGDLLDPITAEDLAGVGLKASDFNQKAWAAQKTDGANIAIPLDTHPFVLFYNVDVCRKAGLLDSDGELKNLDGMDAFESALAAVSKVTGGTALNVANVVPETATPWRFFWTMYNQINGATPFISDGGAKLTVNEDAYNEVTNRTQKWVKQGWMNKALDYATAQSLMFDGKAGFFMQGEWEISTAQSIKGLKFGMAPIPTLYDKPATQADSHTFILPKKDRTPEQKKAALLFIKQMLEQSLTWAEGGHVPAYMPTFDSTKYKELKPQSNYAAAAETAVFDDAAWYGGSGSTFEGTVGAQLALVQQGSSSPAQALSAIKSQLATYLNTPSPL from the coding sequence ATGCCGAACCGATCCGTCCCACCCCTCCGCGGGTCCACCTTCACCCGGAGGAGCCTGCTTGCGGCCGGAGCGGCGGCCGCGACGGTCCTGCCGCTCGCCGCCTGCTCCAGCCCGCTCGCCGCCGGTCTCGCCGGCAGCGCCCTGAACCCCGAGACGCTCGTCTTCTGGAACCTCTTCGGCGGCGGCGACGGTGTCCGCATGCAGACCATGGAGGACGGCTACGCCAAGCAGCACGGCGGTTCGTCGTCCCTGCAGGCCACGACCTTCGCGTGGGGCAACCCGTACTACTCGAAGCTGACACTGGCGACCGTCGGGAACAAGCCGCCGGACGTCGCGATCGCGCACCTGACCCGGGCGAAGCCGCTCTGGGACGGCGACCTGCTCGACCCGATCACGGCGGAGGACCTGGCCGGCGTCGGTCTCAAGGCCAGCGACTTCAACCAGAAGGCGTGGGCCGCGCAGAAGACCGACGGCGCCAACATCGCGATCCCGCTCGACACCCACCCGTTCGTGCTGTTCTATAACGTGGACGTCTGCAGGAAAGCGGGGCTGCTCGACAGCGACGGCGAGCTGAAGAACCTGGACGGCATGGACGCGTTCGAGAGCGCCCTCGCCGCCGTGTCCAAGGTCACCGGTGGCACCGCACTCAACGTCGCGAACGTCGTGCCGGAGACCGCGACCCCGTGGCGCTTCTTCTGGACGATGTACAACCAGATCAACGGTGCGACGCCGTTCATCAGCGACGGCGGCGCGAAGCTCACCGTCAACGAGGACGCCTACAACGAGGTCACCAACCGCACCCAGAAGTGGGTGAAGCAGGGCTGGATGAACAAGGCCCTGGACTACGCCACCGCCCAGTCGCTGATGTTCGACGGCAAGGCCGGTTTCTTCATGCAGGGCGAATGGGAGATCAGCACCGCCCAGTCGATCAAGGGGCTGAAGTTCGGGATGGCGCCGATCCCGACGCTCTACGACAAGCCCGCCACCCAGGCCGACTCGCACACGTTCATCCTGCCGAAGAAGGACCGCACGCCCGAGCAGAAGAAGGCCGCGCTGCTCTTCATCAAGCAGATGCTCGAGCAGAGCCTGACCTGGGCCGAGGGTGGGCACGTCCCGGCCTACATGCCCACGTTCGACAGCACGAAGTACAAGGAGCTCAAGCCGCAGTCGAACTACGCCGCGGCCGCCGAGACCGCGGTCTTCGACGACGCCGCGTGGTACGGCGGATCGGGTTCGACGTTCGAGGGCACGGTCGGTGCGCAGCTCGCCCTCGTGCAGCAGGGCAGCTCGAGTCCCGCGCAGGCACTCAGTGCGATCAAGAGCCAGCTGGCGACCTACCTCAACACCCCGAGCCCCCTGTGA
- a CDS encoding LacI family DNA-binding transcriptional regulator, which produces MADAAGVSMQTVSRVARGFDNVSPETRTRVQQAMADLGYRPNRAARALRSGRFRTIGVIMFTLASYGNMRTLEAIADAAGVADFTITLLPMASRTEEGVRSAFSRLHEQAVDGVVIIIESHVIDTAEVELPDGVPMVVVDSTGTTEHPAIDTDQADGARLATQHLLDLGHDTVWHVAGPASSYSAARRQAAWSAALTAAGRTVPPVLGGDWSTESGYRAGLEIARRPEITAVFAANDQTALGVLRACHEVGRAVPSSLSVVGFDDSPESDSFWPPLTTVHQSFDEVGRRAVATLLTQIEGGAVTAATDLVPVRLVVRASTAAPPAR; this is translated from the coding sequence GTGGCGGACGCCGCCGGGGTCTCGATGCAGACCGTCTCCCGCGTGGCCCGCGGGTTCGACAACGTCAGCCCCGAGACCCGCACCCGGGTCCAGCAGGCGATGGCCGACCTCGGCTACCGGCCGAACCGCGCCGCCCGGGCACTGCGCTCCGGGCGCTTCCGCACCATCGGCGTGATCATGTTCACGCTCGCCTCGTACGGCAACATGCGCACGCTCGAGGCGATCGCCGACGCCGCGGGGGTCGCCGACTTCACCATCACGCTGCTGCCGATGGCCTCTCGCACGGAAGAGGGCGTCCGGTCCGCGTTCTCCCGCCTGCACGAACAGGCCGTCGACGGTGTCGTCATCATCATCGAGTCGCACGTCATCGACACCGCAGAGGTCGAGCTCCCCGACGGCGTCCCCATGGTCGTCGTCGACTCCACCGGCACCACCGAGCACCCGGCGATCGACACCGACCAGGCCGACGGCGCCCGCCTGGCGACCCAGCACCTGCTCGACCTGGGCCACGACACCGTCTGGCACGTGGCCGGACCGGCGTCGTCGTACTCGGCCGCGCGGCGTCAGGCGGCCTGGAGTGCGGCCCTCACCGCCGCCGGACGCACCGTCCCGCCCGTGCTCGGCGGCGACTGGAGCACCGAGTCCGGCTACCGGGCGGGCCTCGAGATCGCCCGACGCCCCGAGATCACCGCGGTGTTCGCGGCGAACGACCAGACCGCGCTCGGTGTGCTCCGCGCCTGCCACGAGGTCGGGCGTGCCGTCCCGTCCTCGCTCAGCGTCGTGGGCTTCGACGACTCCCCCGAGTCCGACTCGTTCTGGCCGCCGCTCACCACCGTGCACCAGTCCTTCGACGAGGTCGGACGGCGCGCGGTCGCCACCCTCCTGACGCAGATCGAGGGCGGCGCGGTCACGGCAGCGACGGACCTCGTGCCGGTGCGGCTCGTCGTGCGTGCGAGCACGGCGGCGCCGCCGGCGCGCTAG
- a CDS encoding FecCD family ABC transporter permease, whose product MSATTRVDTDVPTADPTTGGPTPTATRTATGPRRGIRIGPVGLAWRPRVLTTSVVAVVAALLLVVLGVAIGSTFIAPGTVVRALLGLESGPDQFIVTTLRLPRVLTGALVGVTLAVAGALTQTFTRNPLGTPDIIGVTSGASVGAVAAVVLGGGSSSISALVLGGGIPVAATIGALVAATIVYGLGWRGGVQSHRLILVGIGVSATLDAVTSYLLVRAKITQATAASQWLVGSLSSTSWTTVWPLLVIAAVGVPIALATSGALGIGQLGDEVATGVGLGVQRHRLLVIGLAVVLTAAAVAAAGPVGFVAFVVPQIALRIAGTNRPPLLLSAALGAVLVLGADLLARSAFPWQVPVGIVTTVIGAPYLIWLLIRHRKEMSR is encoded by the coding sequence GTGAGCGCCACGACGCGGGTCGACACCGACGTGCCGACCGCCGACCCCACCACCGGCGGGCCGACGCCGACCGCCACGCGCACCGCCACCGGCCCCCGCCGCGGCATCCGCATCGGCCCGGTCGGTCTGGCCTGGCGCCCCCGCGTCCTCACCACCTCGGTCGTCGCGGTCGTCGCGGCCCTGCTGCTCGTCGTCCTCGGCGTCGCGATCGGCTCGACGTTCATCGCCCCGGGCACCGTCGTCCGTGCGCTGCTCGGCCTGGAGTCCGGCCCGGACCAGTTCATCGTGACGACCCTGCGCCTGCCCCGGGTCCTGACCGGAGCGCTCGTCGGTGTGACCCTGGCCGTCGCCGGTGCCCTGACCCAGACCTTCACCCGCAACCCGCTCGGCACGCCGGACATCATCGGTGTGACCTCCGGCGCGAGCGTCGGCGCGGTGGCGGCGGTGGTCCTCGGCGGCGGCAGCTCCTCGATCAGCGCCCTCGTCCTCGGCGGCGGCATCCCGGTCGCCGCGACGATCGGCGCCCTGGTCGCGGCGACCATCGTCTACGGGCTCGGCTGGCGCGGCGGCGTCCAGAGCCACCGGCTGATCCTGGTCGGCATCGGGGTCAGCGCGACCCTCGACGCCGTCACGAGCTACCTGCTCGTCCGCGCGAAGATCACCCAGGCCACCGCCGCGTCGCAGTGGCTCGTCGGCAGCCTGTCGAGCACCTCGTGGACGACGGTGTGGCCACTGCTGGTGATCGCCGCGGTCGGGGTGCCGATCGCCCTCGCGACCTCGGGCGCGCTCGGCATCGGGCAGCTCGGCGACGAGGTCGCCACCGGCGTCGGCCTGGGCGTCCAGCGGCACCGGCTGCTCGTGATCGGCCTGGCGGTCGTCCTGACCGCCGCCGCGGTCGCCGCCGCCGGCCCGGTCGGCTTCGTCGCGTTCGTGGTCCCGCAGATCGCACTGCGGATCGCGGGGACGAACCGGCCACCGCTGCTGCTGTCGGCAGCGCTCGGCGCGGTCCTGGTCCTCGGCGCGGACCTGCTCGCCCGCTCGGCCTTCCCCTGGCAGGTGCCGGTCGGCATCGTCACCACCGTGATCGGCGCCCCCTACCTGATCTGGCTCCTCATCCGTCACCGCAAGGAGATGTCCCGATGA
- a CDS encoding ABC transporter ATP-binding protein yields MTTTTHSAPAATPAVGRGHAAPVLEARGLSVGYDRTPVIRDLDLTIEHGTVTTFLGANGCGKSTLLKALGRVLKPQAGEVLLDGLPIRKEPNRAVARKLAILPQSPLAPAGTSVLDLVMRGRNPHQSWARPWTAEDAAVAEDAIAATGLTEVAHRDVASLSGGQRQRAWIALVLAQRADTLLLDEPTTYLDLAHQLDVLRLVRRINREQGSTVVMVLHDLTLAARYSDRLVVLHDGGVVADGTPAEVLTPAVLEQAFGLHARVVPDPVTGAPMVVPEADEHDV; encoded by the coding sequence ATGACCACGACGACCCACTCGGCACCGGCCGCGACGCCGGCCGTCGGTCGCGGACACGCCGCCCCCGTCCTGGAGGCCCGTGGCCTGTCCGTCGGGTACGACCGGACCCCGGTCATCCGCGACCTCGACCTGACGATCGAGCACGGCACCGTGACGACGTTCCTCGGCGCGAACGGGTGCGGCAAGTCGACGCTCCTCAAGGCGCTCGGCCGGGTGCTCAAGCCGCAGGCCGGCGAGGTGCTCCTGGACGGCCTGCCGATCCGGAAGGAGCCGAACCGTGCGGTGGCGCGGAAGCTCGCGATCCTGCCGCAGTCGCCGCTCGCCCCGGCCGGCACGAGCGTGCTCGACCTGGTGATGCGCGGCCGGAACCCGCACCAGTCCTGGGCCCGCCCGTGGACGGCGGAGGATGCGGCCGTCGCCGAGGACGCCATCGCGGCGACCGGTCTGACCGAGGTCGCCCACCGCGACGTCGCGAGCCTGTCCGGTGGGCAGCGCCAGCGCGCCTGGATCGCCCTGGTCCTGGCGCAGCGGGCGGACACCCTGCTGCTCGACGAACCCACCACCTACCTGGACCTGGCGCACCAGCTCGACGTCCTCCGCCTCGTCCGCCGGATCAACCGCGAGCAGGGCTCGACCGTCGTGATGGTGCTGCACGACCTGACGCTGGCCGCGCGCTACTCGGACCGGCTCGTGGTGCTCCACGACGGCGGTGTGGTGGCCGACGGCACGCCCGCCGAGGTCCTCACCCCGGCCGTCCTCGAGCAGGCGTTCGGCCTGCACGCCCGCGTGGTGCCGGACCCGGTGACGGGCGCGCCCATGGTGGTCCCGGAGGCCGACGAGCACGACGTCTGA
- the arfA gene encoding arabinosylfuranosidase ArfA, giving the protein MPRTHLVLDSAFTVGPVRRRLFGGFVEHLGRHVYDGIHEPAHESADEHGFRKDVIELVKELGVTTIRYPGGNFVSGYKWEDGVGPVEQRPRRLDLAWHSTETNEVGLHEFQQWLDSVGSELMLAVNLGTRGAAEAIELLEYANIPGGTARSEERKANGREEPFGITMWCLGNEMDGPWQLGHKNAEDYGKLAAMTAKAMRQIQPDLELVACGSSGASMPTFGEWERTVLEHAYEDVDYISAHAYYEEDQDLTSFLASGANMDHFIKTVTTAADHVQAHKGSDKRIDISFDEWNVWSITKWEAQQKTFTLDEWPVAPRLLEDVYTVADAVVLGGLLISLLRHADRVASASIAQLVNVIGPIMTEPGGEAWRQTTFFPFSVTSRLAHGTSLNVVASGDTIDGGKHGTVPVVDSAATVEDGHAAVFLVNRHQSESTTVTIDLSGLDVDGDVHAEGIWDDDLHAVNDLSNTSRVGLRTNESVRREGDTITIELPPVSWTALSIG; this is encoded by the coding sequence ATGCCCCGCACACACCTCGTCCTCGACTCCGCGTTCACGGTGGGGCCGGTGCGGCGCCGACTGTTCGGCGGCTTCGTCGAACACCTCGGCCGCCACGTCTACGACGGCATCCACGAACCCGCCCACGAGTCGGCCGACGAGCACGGCTTCCGCAAGGACGTCATCGAACTCGTCAAGGAGCTCGGCGTCACGACCATCCGCTACCCCGGCGGCAACTTCGTCTCCGGCTACAAGTGGGAGGACGGCGTCGGCCCGGTCGAGCAGCGTCCCCGCCGACTCGACCTGGCGTGGCACTCGACCGAGACGAACGAGGTCGGGCTGCACGAGTTCCAGCAGTGGCTCGACTCCGTCGGCTCGGAGCTCATGCTCGCCGTGAACCTCGGCACGCGCGGGGCCGCCGAGGCCATCGAGCTGCTCGAGTACGCGAACATCCCCGGCGGCACCGCCCGGTCCGAGGAGCGCAAGGCCAACGGCCGCGAGGAGCCCTTCGGCATCACCATGTGGTGCCTCGGCAACGAGATGGACGGCCCGTGGCAGCTCGGCCACAAGAACGCCGAGGACTACGGCAAGCTCGCCGCGATGACCGCGAAGGCGATGCGGCAGATCCAGCCCGACCTCGAGCTCGTCGCCTGCGGGTCCTCGGGTGCGTCGATGCCGACGTTCGGCGAGTGGGAGCGCACCGTCCTCGAGCACGCGTACGAGGACGTCGACTACATCTCGGCGCACGCCTACTACGAGGAGGACCAGGACCTCACCTCGTTCCTGGCCTCCGGCGCCAACATGGACCACTTCATCAAGACGGTGACGACCGCGGCGGACCACGTGCAGGCGCACAAGGGCTCCGACAAGCGGATCGACATCTCGTTCGACGAGTGGAACGTCTGGTCGATCACGAAGTGGGAGGCACAGCAGAAGACGTTCACGCTCGACGAGTGGCCGGTCGCCCCGCGCCTCCTGGAGGACGTCTACACCGTCGCCGACGCCGTCGTCCTTGGTGGGCTGCTCATCTCGCTCCTCCGCCACGCGGACCGCGTCGCATCCGCGTCGATCGCGCAGCTCGTCAACGTCATCGGCCCGATCATGACCGAGCCCGGTGGCGAGGCCTGGCGCCAGACCACGTTCTTCCCGTTCTCGGTCACGTCGCGCCTGGCGCACGGCACGTCGCTGAACGTCGTCGCCTCGGGTGACACGATCGACGGCGGCAAGCACGGCACCGTCCCGGTCGTCGACTCGGCGGCCACGGTGGAGGACGGGCACGCCGCGGTGTTCCTCGTCAACCGCCACCAGAGCGAGAGCACGACGGTCACGATCGACCTGTCCGGGCTCGACGTCGATGGTGACGTGCACGCGGAGGGCATCTGGGACGATGACCTGCACGCCGTGAACGACCTGTCGAACACCTCCCGCGTCGGCCTGCGGACCAACGAGTCCGTCCGCCGCGAGGGTGACACGATCACGATCGAGCTGCCGCCCGTCTCCTGGACGGCGCTCTCGATCGGGTAG
- a CDS encoding siderophore-interacting protein, with product MAKIPRLMPENPRLFRASVVRTERHTPSIHRVTIASDEIRDFPFLGFDHWFRLFLQRPEQDTFVMPELDGAKWWPQYLRIAEDARPHCANYTVAGHRPELGEMDIDFVVHTGADGQLEGRAAIWACGARPGDELALLDQGCIFHCPDDASEVVIAAEETGLPAVVGIARSLPRDAVGRIIQEVPSALDIRDLDAPVGVTVTWLVRGDAAAVPGRAALAELQRHVPSDDRGYAFVVGESRLATEGRRHLHRAGLPKSRITFSGFWKHEARQPAMA from the coding sequence ATGGCGAAGATCCCGAGGCTGATGCCCGAGAACCCGCGGCTGTTCCGGGCGAGTGTCGTCCGCACCGAACGGCACACCCCGTCGATCCACCGCGTCACCATCGCGAGCGACGAGATCCGCGACTTCCCGTTCCTCGGCTTCGACCACTGGTTCCGCCTGTTCCTGCAGCGCCCCGAGCAGGACACCTTCGTGATGCCCGAGCTCGACGGTGCCAAGTGGTGGCCGCAGTACCTCCGCATCGCCGAGGACGCCCGACCGCACTGCGCGAACTACACCGTCGCCGGACACCGCCCAGAACTCGGCGAGATGGACATCGACTTCGTCGTGCACACCGGCGCCGACGGCCAGCTCGAGGGCCGCGCCGCGATCTGGGCCTGCGGTGCCCGGCCCGGCGACGAACTCGCGCTCCTCGACCAGGGCTGCATCTTCCACTGCCCCGACGACGCCAGCGAGGTCGTCATCGCCGCCGAGGAGACCGGCCTGCCCGCCGTCGTCGGCATCGCCCGGTCCCTGCCGCGGGACGCCGTCGGCCGCATCATCCAGGAGGTCCCGTCGGCGCTCGACATCCGCGACCTCGACGCCCCGGTCGGTGTCACCGTCACCTGGCTCGTCCGCGGTGACGCCGCCGCGGTCCCCGGACGTGCGGCGCTCGCCGAACTGCAGCGGCACGTGCCCTCCGACGACCGCGGATACGCGTTCGTCGTGGGGGAGTCCCGCCTGGCCACCGAGGGGCGCCGGCACCTGCACCGTGCGGGGCTGCCGAAGTCCCGCATCACGTTCTCGGGGTTCTGGAAGCACGAGGCACGCCAGCCCGCGATGGCCTGA
- a CDS encoding carbohydrate ABC transporter permease, giving the protein MTATESITTGRTKLRTGVSSAAPTSAAKIGVSGRGFTIVSAVVLTVFAIIWLIPSLFALKTSLSDNGVAALGAKSILSNWNPTLHSYASLFQSGDIWNWYLASGVTSVVTAVLTVIFASMAAFALSRLVFRGRNIAFLLIILGIMIPTQVLIIPIFQELNAVNLLNTYWSVIFPQVPAVIAVFIFKQFFDGIPKELEEAARIDGAGIWKIYWSVILPLSRPVIAAVTILTFVGVWNNLLLPLFVLSNPDLMTIPVGLATVQGSFGQRYADIQAGAILAALPLIILYLIFQRQIVEGVTGSGLKG; this is encoded by the coding sequence ATGACCGCCACCGAGAGCATCACCACCGGCCGCACCAAGCTCCGCACCGGCGTCTCGTCCGCCGCCCCCACGAGCGCCGCGAAGATCGGCGTCAGCGGTCGCGGTTTCACGATCGTGTCCGCCGTCGTCCTGACGGTGTTCGCGATCATCTGGCTCATCCCGAGCCTGTTCGCGCTGAAGACCTCGCTGTCGGACAACGGTGTGGCCGCGCTCGGCGCGAAGTCGATCCTGTCGAACTGGAACCCGACGCTGCACTCCTACGCGTCGCTGTTCCAGTCCGGCGACATCTGGAACTGGTACCTGGCCAGCGGTGTCACGAGCGTCGTCACCGCGGTGCTCACGGTGATCTTCGCGTCGATGGCGGCCTTCGCGCTGTCGCGGCTGGTGTTCCGCGGCCGGAACATCGCGTTCCTGCTCATCATCCTGGGCATCATGATCCCGACGCAGGTCCTGATCATCCCGATCTTCCAGGAGCTCAACGCGGTCAACCTGCTCAACACCTACTGGTCGGTGATCTTCCCGCAGGTGCCCGCCGTGATCGCGGTCTTCATCTTCAAGCAGTTCTTCGACGGCATCCCGAAGGAGCTGGAGGAGGCCGCGCGCATCGACGGCGCGGGCATCTGGAAGATCTACTGGTCGGTCATCTTGCCGCTGTCGCGTCCGGTGATCGCGGCGGTGACGATCCTGACGTTCGTCGGGGTCTGGAACAACCTGCTGCTGCCGCTGTTCGTGCTGTCGAACCCGGACCTCATGACGATCCCGGTCGGGCTCGCCACGGTGCAGGGCAGCTTCGGTCAGCGGTACGCCGACATCCAGGCGGGTGCGATCCTGGCGGCGCTGCCGCTGATCATCCTGTACCTGATCTTCCAGCGGCAGATCGTCGAGGGTGTCACCGGCTCCGGCCTGAAGGGCTGA
- a CDS encoding FecCD family ABC transporter permease, protein MPPPPLAVPTAPAALPGAVIGASGVHRRTARRRVAILLGLAVLVVVAAVASMLLGSNQIGADRVLAGLMRTGSGTDEAIVWGSRVPRTLIGASVGAALGIAGLLMQGHTRNPLADPGLFGVSAGAGLAVVLGVFVFGVTSTSASVWFALVGAVVASVVVFSVTVAGSGTASPVPLALAGAAVSALLGALTSFIVLTDQDSLDAYRLWVVGSLSGRQLDVLAAAWPFMAVGLVLAIWNTRALDALGLGSELAKGLGEDLLTARLVGLGGITLLAAGATAAAGPIAFVGLTVPHVARAVVGTGHRWTLPASALLGAVLVLAADVVGRLIGGFAEVEVGIVLAVIGGPVFVAVARRRSLVSL, encoded by the coding sequence GTGCCACCCCCTCCCCTCGCCGTCCCGACCGCGCCCGCCGCCCTGCCCGGAGCGGTGATCGGCGCCTCCGGGGTGCACCGTCGGACGGCTCGACGCCGTGTCGCGATCCTGCTCGGCCTCGCCGTGCTGGTCGTCGTGGCGGCGGTCGCGAGCATGCTCCTCGGCAGCAACCAGATCGGTGCCGACCGCGTGCTCGCGGGCCTGATGCGCACCGGTTCGGGGACCGACGAGGCGATCGTCTGGGGCTCCCGCGTCCCCCGCACCCTGATCGGCGCGAGCGTCGGGGCAGCCCTGGGGATCGCCGGACTGCTCATGCAGGGGCACACGCGCAACCCGCTCGCCGACCCCGGCCTGTTCGGCGTCTCCGCCGGTGCGGGTCTGGCGGTCGTGCTCGGGGTCTTCGTCTTCGGCGTCACGAGCACCAGCGCCTCGGTCTGGTTCGCGCTCGTCGGCGCGGTCGTCGCGAGCGTCGTCGTCTTCTCGGTGACGGTCGCCGGCAGCGGGACCGCCAGTCCGGTGCCGCTCGCCCTGGCCGGAGCCGCGGTGTCCGCACTGCTCGGCGCACTGACGTCCTTCATCGTGCTCACCGATCAGGACTCCCTGGACGCCTACCGCCTCTGGGTCGTCGGGTCCCTGTCCGGTCGGCAGCTCGACGTGCTCGCCGCCGCGTGGCCGTTCATGGCCGTCGGCCTCGTGCTCGCGATCTGGAACACCCGGGCCCTCGACGCGCTCGGGCTCGGGTCGGAGCTGGCGAAGGGCCTGGGCGAGGACCTGCTCACCGCGCGGCTCGTCGGCCTCGGCGGCATCACCCTGCTGGCCGCAGGCGCCACCGCCGCGGCCGGTCCGATCGCCTTCGTCGGGCTGACCGTGCCGCACGTCGCCCGCGCCGTGGTCGGGACCGGGCACCGGTGGACCCTGCCGGCGTCGGCGTTGCTCGGGGCGGTGCTGGTCCTGGCCGCGGACGTCGTCGGTCGCCTGATCGGCGGGTTCGCCGAGGTCGAGGTCGGCATCGTCCTGGCCGTCATCGGCGGTCCGGTGTTCGTCGCCGTCGCCCGTCGCCGATCGCTGGTGTCCCTGTGA
- a CDS encoding carbohydrate ABC transporter permease, giving the protein MTTAPVLDRPTDAAAAPRRLRTYRTSLTRGQGRSGWLFLAPFGLFYIAFLLGPTVWMIVTSFFNTSTVRTGLGSFAGLANYAEMLGRSDFWSSLWHTLQFTLYTTPPLVILAFVFAVLTNRMNKGQWFFRLAFFLPFILPSATISLIWVFIFTPATGLFATIQSAIGMTPGSGMLSSPNTAMIGVAIATVWWTLGFNFVLYLAGLQEIPRELYEAAAVDGASNWQQIKSITLPLLGRTTTLVILLQIIASLKIFDQVYLMTNGGPGISTQVSLQLITGVGFTDNRLGAASAASVLLFIVIVAIAIIRQLVERAAAKREIGA; this is encoded by the coding sequence GTGACCACAGCACCTGTCCTCGACCGCCCCACGGACGCGGCCGCCGCGCCCCGTCGACTCCGTACCTACCGCACCAGTCTCACCCGCGGGCAGGGCCGCAGCGGGTGGCTGTTCCTCGCCCCGTTCGGCCTGTTCTACATCGCCTTCCTGCTCGGCCCGACGGTCTGGATGATCGTCACGAGCTTCTTCAACACCTCGACCGTCCGCACCGGGCTCGGGAGCTTCGCCGGCTTGGCGAACTACGCCGAGATGCTCGGGCGCTCCGACTTCTGGTCGTCGCTCTGGCACACCCTGCAGTTCACGCTGTACACGACCCCGCCGCTGGTGATCCTGGCGTTCGTCTTCGCCGTGCTGACGAACCGGATGAACAAGGGCCAGTGGTTCTTCCGCCTGGCGTTCTTCCTGCCGTTCATCCTGCCGTCGGCGACGATCTCGCTGATCTGGGTGTTCATCTTCACGCCGGCCACCGGCCTGTTCGCGACCATCCAGTCCGCGATCGGCATGACCCCCGGCTCGGGCATGCTGTCGAGCCCGAACACGGCGATGATCGGTGTCGCCATCGCCACCGTCTGGTGGACCCTCGGCTTCAACTTCGTGCTGTACCTGGCCGGTCTGCAGGAGATCCCCCGCGAGCTGTACGAGGCGGCTGCCGTCGACGGTGCGTCGAACTGGCAGCAGATCAAGTCGATCACCCTGCCGCTGCTCGGCCGCACGACGACGCTCGTCATCCTGCTGCAGATCATCGCGAGCCTGAAGATCTTCGACCAGGTGTACCTGATGACGAACGGCGGCCCGGGCATCTCGACCCAGGTCTCGCTGCAGCTCATCACCGGTGTCGGCTTCACCGACAACCGGCTCGGTGCCGCGTCGGCAGCGTCGGTGCTGCTGTTCATCGTGATCGTCGCCATCGCGATCATCCGGCAGCTCGTCGAGCGCGCCGCCGCCAAGCGTGAGATCGGAGCCTGA